From Fusarium poae strain DAOMC 252244 chromosome Unknown contig_3, whole genome shotgun sequence, one genomic window encodes:
- a CDS encoding uncharacterized protein (TransMembrane:13 (o49-66i78-99o111-131i143-163o183-203i215-239o245-265i286-303o309-330i337-359o365-386i398-417o429-451i)~BUSCO:7997at5125), giving the protein MPYIRTELTVSQCRLPSPTTTAAVATSAHPQGGIIEGLNPITYNPKDPITLFIVQAFIIIIFCRLLQWPLSKFGQPRVIAEVIGGIVLGPSVIMRIPGFKENIFPTESMPVLTNVATIGLLLFLFLVGLEVDTRMFKSNWRVAVSVGLASMVLPFGLGVAVAWGLYEEYGNEGTMKDMEFGTFALFIGTALAITAFPVLCRILSELQLLSTSVGVTVLAAGIGNDVVGWVLLALSVALVNNANGLTALYVFLTAVAWVLFLVYAVRPVFLYILCRTDSIQNGPSQGITTLTLLLVLASSWFTAAIGVHAIFGAFLIGLICPHDGGFAIKLTEKIEDLVGSIFLPLYFALSGLNTNMGLLDDGTTWGYVVAIIACAFLGKIIAGTLAARLTKCLWRESFTIGALMSCKGLVELIVLNIGLQSGILSPRTFTMFVVMAVVTTVTTSPLTRWLYPLSYRLKVEKWRRGEIDWDENPLQTEAQSSEHKMEEALDKSQTNRLILHLRLDALPGLFNLVSLLGGSRKQTAPAATHAINNASADATPGEEKTQVIPSRPFEVRGVRLMELTDRTSSVMQSAELDEFASRDAVFSAFQAFSRLNGVAVAGQVSIIPTNAYAETIVKFAEEARSDFMIIPWSTYGDIAEESSTAVLIETDNINERFFSRTYIDYVQNAIERSTCTTGIFINRIPHDALTRKPTLTRTRTGLSVHRAQDGAVVQLPVDQRQIIFVPFIGGKDDRAALLFALQLAHNPHVSIHVVHLHLSEDDHEALNASPDSDPSTGNDLGKNAVGFPSASDMDLLNTAKNNAAGKLEGRVTFVEISVNSVRNLPDLAVAHARELVGKSRFSVGDLIIAGRSHTLFDNLLVEDFGVERDFQRTIGVLGDRFARAGVDAGLLVIDDKQAKA; this is encoded by the exons ATGCCGTACATTCGCACAGAGCTCACAGTCTCGCAATGTCGTCTTCCTTCACCAACGACAACGGCTGCAGTAGCCACGAGTGCCCATCCCCAAGGAGGCATCATCGAAGGCCTCAACCCAATCACATACAACCCCAAAGACCCCATCACGCTCTTCATCGTTCAAgcctttatcatcatcattttTTGTCGTCTTCTTCAATGGCCTCTCTCCAAGTTCGGCCAACCGCGCGTCATCGCAGAAGTCATCGGTGGTATCGTCCTCGGTCCTTCCGTCATTATGCGCATCCCCGGCTTCAAGGAGAACATCTTCCCTACCGAGTCAATGCCCGTTCTGACCAATGTCGCTACCATTGGTCTGCTACTcttcttgtttcttgttGGACTCGAGGTTGATACACGCATGTTCAAGTCCAATTGGCGTGTCGCCGTCAGTGTTGGTCTTGCCAGTATGGTGCTTCCCTTTGGTCTCGGTGTCGCCGTTGCGTGGGGTTTGTATGAAGAATACGGAAATGAGGGAACCATGAAGGACATGGAATTTGGCACCTTTGCGCTCTTCATTGGAACTGCGCTCGCCATTACTGCTTTCCCTGTTCTTTGTCGTATTCTCTCCGAGCTTCAACTTCTCAGCACTTCTGTTGGTGTGACAGTCCTCGCCGCTGGTATCGGAAACGATGTCGTTGGCTGGGTTCTGCTCGCTCTCAGTGTCGCTTTGGTCAACAACGCTAATGGCCTCACGGCTCTGTATGTGTTCTTGACTGCAGTCGCATGGGTTCTTTTCCTCGTCTATGCTGTGCGCCCCGTGTTTCTCTATATATTGTGCCGAACGGACAGTATCCAGAACGGCCCGTCTCAAGGTATCACTACCTTGACCCTACTTCTGGTCTTGGCTTCTTCCTGGTTCACTG CCGCCATCGGTGTACACGCTATTTTCGGTGCCTTCCTCATCGGTCTTATATGTCCTCACGATGGTGGTTTTGCCATCAAATTGACTGAAAAGATTGAGGATCTTGTGGGATCAATTTTCTTGCCCCTCTACTTTGCACTCTCTGGCCTCAACACCAATATGGGTCTGCTTGATGATGGCACTACCTGGGGATATGTCGTAGCCATTATCGCATGCGCTTTCTTGGGCAAGATCATCGCCGGTACTCTTGCCGCGCGGTTGACAAAGTGTCTCTGGCGAGAGAGTTTTACCATTGGTGCCCTTATGAGTTGTAAGGGTCTTGTCGAGCTGATTGTCCTG AACATCGGTCTTCAATCTGGCATTCTTTCGCCCCGAACCTTCACAATGTTCGTCGTTATGGCAGTG GTCACCACTGTCACAACATCACCACTTACCAGGTGGCTCTACCCTCTCTCGTACCGCCTCAAGGTCGAGAAGTGGCGCCGAGGAGAGATCGACTGGGATGAAAACCCTCTCCAAACCGAGGCTCAGAGTTCTGAGCATAAGATGGAAGAGGCTCTTGATAAGTCTCAGACCAACCGCCTCATTCTTCACCTCCGTCTTGATGCACTTCCTGGATTGTTCAACCTCGTTTCGCTTCTCGGTGGATCCCGAAAACAAACTGCTCCTGCCGCTACTCACGCAATCAACAATGCTAGCGCAGATGCTACTCCTGGTGAGGAAAAGACTCAAGTCATCCCCAGCCGCCCGTTCGAAGTTCGTGGTGTTCGGCTTATGGAGCTGACCGATCGTACCTCGTCCGTCATGCAATCTGCGGAACTCGATGAGTTCGCTTCCCGCGACGCCGTATTCTCCGCTTTCCAGGCCTTCTCTCGTCTCAACGGTGTTGCTGTAGCTGGTCAAGTGTCCATCATACCAACCAACGCCTACGCCGAAACTATTGTCAAGTTTGCCGAAGAAGCCAGGTCTGATTTCATGATCATTCCTTGGAGCACATATGGCGATATCGCTGAGGAAAGCTCCACTGCCGTTTTGATCGAGACTGACAACATCAACGAGCGTTTCTTTAGTAGAACTTACATCGATTATGTCCAGAACGCCATCGAAAGATCAACTTGCACGACTGGTATTTTCATCAACCGAATCCCCCACGATGCTTTAACAAGGAAACCCACCCTTACACGGACTCGGACCGGCCTGTCTGTTCATAGAGCTCAAGACGGCGCCGTTGTTCAACTGCCTGTTGACCAGCGTCAAATCatcttcgtgcccttcattGGCGGCAAGGATGATCGCGCCGCCCTGCTCTTTGCTCTCCAGCTCGCTCACAACCCTCATGTCTCCATTCACGTTGTCCATCTGCACCTCAGCGAAGACGATCACGAGGCACTCAACGCATCGCCCGACAGCGATCCTTCCACGGGTAACGACCTCGGAAAGAACGCAGTCGGCTTCCCATCTGCGAGTGACATGGACCTTCTGAACACCGCAAAGAACAACGCTGCTGGTAAACTCGAAGGCCGCGTCACATTCGTCGAGATTTCTGTCAATTCGGTCCGCAACCTGCCTGATCTTGCTGTAGCTCACGCCCGAGAACTTGTCGGCAAGTCTCGCTTCAGCGTTGGCGATTTGATCATCGCTGGCCGTTCGCACACACTGTTTGACAACCTTCTTGTGGAGGACTTTGGTGTGGAGAGAGATTTCCAGCGCACTATTGGTGTGCTTGGAGATCGATTTGCTAGGGCGGGCGTTGATGCTGGGTTGTTGGTCATTGACGATAAGCAAGCCAAGGCTTAA
- the FpAPS2 gene encoding Transcription factor: protein MSPPAEDWSTITDANERRKAQNRVAQRNYRSRQKLRVEIAESILYDLPPHIRSAVGSKGRRWLTALQSESQELRELSAASNPQQAPGVSEHDEQGNDITQLSTYPMLAGTAADSGDGDIADLDLGSFTPGDDWIDPQMDWTAAMSLTDSQARTVSPEASIPAPVPAPATTAPQERPPSRPGPAPTADVPLPATVAPLDVTNRTTHRESLRAVRSSLESKTPVMTAISRGKLDIARLLIGSGAKIDVPDRHGKTNLHYAAQKGDAQVAQSLLELGANIMATDTAGMTALHMAVEGNSETMVKLLVEWCQEKDQNAGSAGGQGLLPCCINSRDGENMTPVHLCVVLDRVEILKILLNYGADVTIGCE from the exons ATGTCCCCACCAGCCGAAGACTGGTCCACTATTACTGATGCCAATGAGCGACGGAAAGCTCAGAACCGAGTAGCTCAAAGGAATTATA GAAGCAGACAAAAGTTACGCGTCGAGATAGCAGAGTCCATTCTTTACGACCTCCCACCACACATCAGATCAGCAGTTGGTTCCAAGGGGAGGCGCTGGCTTACTGCATTACAATCCGAGAGCCAAGAACTCAGGGAGCTTTCGGCTGCATCCAACCCCCAACAAGCTCCAGGAGTAAGCGAACACGATGAACAGGGCAACGATATAACTCAATTATCAACTTATCCTATGCTTGCTGGCACAGCTGCTGACAGCGGTGATGGCGATATTGCGGATCTGGATCTCGGCTCGTTTACGCCAGGCGATGACTGGATAGATCCACAGATGGACTGGACAGCCGCCATGTCGCTGACGGACTCTCAGGCTCGGACAGTAAGCCCAGAGGCCAGCATCCCTGCGCCTGTCCCTGCCCCTGCAACTACGGCTCCACAAGAGCGACCACCTTCACGGCCCGGACCCGCCCCTACTGCTGACGTGCCGCTTCCAGCCACAGTGGCCCCGTTGGATGTCACCAATCGGACCACACACCGCGAGAGTCTTCGCGCAGTCAGATCATCCCTGGAGTCAAAGACCCCCGTCATGACCGCAATCTCCCGGGGCAAGCTCGACATTGCAAGGCTCCTCATTGGGTCGGGTGCCAAGATCGACGTCCCCGACAGGCACGGCAAGACTAATTTGCACTATGCCGCGCAAAAAGGCGACGCTCAAGTGGCCCAGTCccttcttgagcttggagCTAACATCATGGCGACAGATACAGCCGGAATGACCGCATTGCATATGGCTGTCGAAGGAAACAGTGAGACCATGGTTAAGTTGTTGGTCGAATGGTGCCAAGAGAAGGATCAAAACGCTGGTTCAGCAGGGGGCCAAGGCTTGCTCCCCTGTTGCATCAATTCTAGGGACGGAGAAAACATGACACCTGTGCATTTGTGCGTTGTTTTGGACCGCGTTGAAATTCTCAAGATTTTGTTGAATTATGGGGCAGATGTAACCATTGGATGCGAGTGA
- the FpAPS3 gene encoding Delta-1-pyrroline-5-carboxylate reductase: MPCSTAKETTACTFIGGGVLARCMIDGLLDNKHDSNLVIRVTGRRSDHVKDLAARYPSLVVSLGNRLPTLWDNPWHKLEKSPTAHVILICTQPWATRDVCEDIQYVYSRWDIYPKPIFVTMCPGITTSQLESWLPAGASIMRTMPNTPVAVRQGATAMFANKAVTAQQVAIVADLFRAVSPQVSLVGQESGIDVAASISGSSPAYLFKLLSALVEAGVSHGLAPDTAAALVKQSGLGAAIQALQDGRSLQSLIEDVCAPGGSTEKAMARLEQGAFSAVVTAAVEKSLDANRAMGKDDMTKVSSHV, encoded by the exons ATGCCGTGCTCTACTGCCAAAGAAACAACAGCCTGTACCTTCATCGGTGGGGGTGTTTTAGCGCGCTGTATGATCGACGGTCTGCTTGACAATAAGCACGACTCGAACCTTGTGATACGAGTCACAGGGCGTAGGTCCGATCATGTGAAGGATCTCGCTGCCCGCTATCCCTCTCTTGTCGTGTCACTGGGCAATCGCCTACCAACGCTCTGGGATAACCCTTGGCATAAGCTCGAGAAGAGTCCTACAGCGCACGTCATCCTTATCTGCACCCAGCCGTGGGCCACCAGGGATGTATGCGAGGATATCCAATACGTTTACTCACGCTGGGACATATACCCGAAGCCAATATTCGTGACTATGTGTCCTGGTATTACGACCTCGCAGCTTGAAAGTTGGCTTCCTGCGGGGGCCTCGATCATGAGGACCATGCCCAACACTCCTGTGGCAGTGAGACAAGGGGCCACAGCCATGTTTGCCAACAAGGCTGTGACGGCTCAGCAGGTTGCCATTGTCGCCGATCTTTTCCGGGCTGTGTCTCCACAAGTCAGTCTTGTTGGCCAAGAGAGCGGTATTGACGTTGCCGCTTCCATCTCGGG CTCGAGCCCTGCTTACTTGTTCAAGTTGCTCTCGGCTCTTGTCGAAGCAGGGGTCTCCCACGGACTAGCGCCCGATACAGCTGCAGCCTTAGTGAAGCAATCCGGTCTAGGAGCTGCAATCCAAGCCCTACAGGATGGAAGATCCCTCCAGTCACTTATTGAGGATGTTTGTGCCCCTGGAGGTAGCACTGAGAAGGCTATGGCCAGATTGGAACAGGGGGCTTTCTCTGCTGTGGTGACGGCAGCGGTAGAGAAGAGCCTTGATGCAAACAGGGCCATGGGAAAAGATGATATGACGAAAGTCTCGTCTCATGTCTGA
- the FpAPS4 gene encoding Aminotransferase translates to MSVPLPNPDFAWDKYDSKVNPVNGHVECTYNTLTGSWSEPRFVKSPFLQVHGLAPGLNYGQQVFEGLLAHRTTDNKILIFRPTSHAARLIHSASVVSMPPVPENLFLDCVHMAVAKNAEFVPPHDFAGNMYIRPLQFGSSAQIGLDLPDEFTFCVFVQPHPPLHGHAPLTALVAEDFDRAATRGTGNSKVGGNYGPVLKWLREAKKSENGGWGVLLHLDSKTQSYVDEFSTAALIGIVDTKNDEAPTLVVAHSDAVINSITADSVAKIAQSFVWKVKKRLVKLDELSSFCEVFAVGTAATIRPCSLIYHKSTNREFKFVANGSYYTRLWSTLKKIQTGESEDTFQWCQELRYEEFKGEK, encoded by the exons ATGTCTGTCCCGTTACCAAACCCAGATTTTG CATGGGATAAATACGACAGCAAAGTCAACCCAG TCAATGGCCATGTAGAATGCACTTATAATACCTTGACAGGATCGTGGTCTGAACCGCGATTTGTCAAAAGCCCATTTCTTCAAGTCCATGGGCTGGCGCCAGGGCTTAACTATG GACAACAAGTCTTCGAAGGACTCTTGG CACACAGAACTACTGATAATAAGATTCTGATATTCCGACCAACGTCACACGCAGCACGTTTGATACACTCAGCGTCGGTAGTCAGCATGCCGCCAGTCCCAGAAAACCTTTTTCTTGACTGTGTTCATATGGCAGTAGCCAAAAATGCAGAGTTTGTTCCTCCCCATGACTTCGCTGGCAATATGTATATCCGGCCTCTGCAATTTGGTTCCAGTGCCCAGATAGGCCTGGATCTACCAGATGAATTCACATTCTGTGTCTTTGTGCAACCTCATCCACCATTGCACGGGCATGCGCCACTGACAGCGCTCGTTGCTGAGGACTTTGATAGAGCGGCTACTCGTGGAACTGGAAACTCCAAAGTCGGAGGGAACTACGGCCCTGTCCTCAAGTGGTTAAGAGAAGCAAAAAAGTCTGAGAACGGGGGATGGGGGGTACTGCTTCATCTGGACAGCAAGACGCAATCTTATGTCGATGAATTCAGCACAGCAGCTCTAATTGGTATCGTGGATACCAAGAACGATGAAGCGCCTACTCTCGTCGTCGCCCACAGTGATGCAGTCATCAATAGCATCACGGCAGATTCAGTAGCTAAAATCGCTCAATCATTTGTCTGGAAGGTTAAGAAGCGCTTG GTGAAACTTGATGAGCTATCCAGCTTTTGCGAAGTGTTTGCTGTCGGCACAGCAGCAACTATCAGACCGTGCTCTCTGATCTACCACAAGTCTACAAATAGAGAGTTCAAGTTTGTGGCCAACGGTTCATACTACACAAGGCTATGGAGTACTCTAAAGAAGATTCAGACAGGAGAAAGCGAGGACACGTTTCAATGGTGCCAGGAGTTGAGGTACGAAGAGTTCAAGGGCGAGAAATAG
- the FpAPS5 gene encoding Fatty acid synthase has protein sequence MHPDVEQELAHTLLVELLAHQFAYPVKWVETQDVILGEVNAERIIEVGPSPILTNMMKRTTEAKFAKSDQARNINRQILAPQKDTAEIYYKHEAIEEAQASAPTESSDADIQPREDSAAKIQQPLPVSRAPVIAAQEIDDADVPVSAILLSILAPKLKKDPESIPMTGTISHLVGGRSTLSNEIVGDLLAEFTNAVPDKPEEVPLGALCQTLSVNHLGQLGKVTTSLVSKMLSSKFPGDYGQSKVRQHLQEKWGLGQKRQDAVLLLAVTKQPGSRLASSNDASIFLDENTATYFAKEKLALPSLGSVQSNEPVVDAQALRLAKEQNDFLLRDIMNVLSGHVGGSTNTSDDVRAPGRESEDTTTKQLDMWLAEHGDDYAKGMTPIFDAKKQRVYDSFWNWNAHDIFTLFQLHKSTRACSIQALEKLSMSIVNRACDRTVEQLDFVISEAGKNPSTEPELLEAMRLLRQVSLECLDRQPRFVNLTPRLAPLTTIGRDGSLVFNEIARNAGSTKKEATKDFPSVHQDDFHLFPVSCVDGTAINYSNNHSEVLAYDLEHGRYSGFSFSGRNVLVTGAGRHSIGNHILRYLLAGGARVTVTTSSFSEEVTTMFQSIYTRHGSKGSVLRLVPFNQGSLGDVQNLIKHIYTDPAWDLDFIVPFAAISENGRGVEDLDSKSEIAHRAMLTNLVRLLGAVASHKRLRDIVTRPATVVLPLSPNHGLMGNDGLYSESKRSLEALLPKWASESWGSYLSLMGVIIGWTRGTSLMDDNDVVAQAVESFGVRTFSAAEMASNIVSLMGGRLNAACQESPLVVDMGGGLGKVQSFKERLTKARRELHAYADLQKLTTQEIRRDITCVIGNEVSTHASIGKRVRARANIQLPLPQPLDYEKDIAPLATSLDRMVDLSRVVVVTGFAELGPHGNSRTRWEMEDSGTFSLEGCVEMAWLMNLIKHHTGVDKAGNYFSGWVDTKTSEPINDDEIPAKYLEFIATHSGIRKIEPENCDNGYDPHNKESLIEVALQRDLAPFETSLETAETLGRQHGNKVTITKDGTGGCQVQLRAGATILVPRSSRFNRTVAGQIPAGWTAKRYGISDDIIEQVDPVTLFSLVCTVEALVCSGIVDPYEFYQHIHVSEFGNCLGSSMGGLSSLRKMHRDRYIDKSVKSDILQETFINTTGAWINMLLSSSAGPIRTPVGACATSLESLDTGCDLIMLKKAKVCLVGGVEDFVEDVSFEFGSMKATCDTDAEFAAGRAPKEMSRPTASSRSGFVESQGCGVQVLTSAELALEMGLPIFGIVAYANMAADKAGRSVPAPGKGVLTNAREKSTTPSPLLDINYRRRLLQLRRTQIHQGVSDYLDILKTELTFLQETTSAGDLDTYRENREKLIKEEARRQDAEATFNLGNQFWTREETGRISPIRGSLSVWGLSIDDISVASLHGTSTVQNDLNEPMVIQEQMRHLGRRRGNLLPCVCQKWLTGHSKGAAGSWMINGCLQMMNSGMIPGNRNADNVEEKLRKHHHLVFPNTTLQTECVKACSVTSFGFGQKGAQALIVNPRYLLATVGREKYNDYIGKRDQRWRKACRRLSEAMVRDDMVSACIKTQAPYAADDGVAALLDPTARF, from the exons ATGCACCCAGACGTGGAGCAGGAGCTTGCACATACGCTCCTTGTGGAGCTTCTAGC GCATCAATTTGCATATCCAGTAAAATG GGTTGAAACTCAAGACGTAATTTTAGGAGAGGTGAACGCTGAGAGAATTATCGAAGTTGGGCCATCTCCAATTTTAACCAATATGATGAAGAGGACAACTGAAGCGAAGTTCGCCAAAAGCGACCAGGCTCGCAACATCAATCGGCAGATTTTGGCACCTCAAAAAGATACCGCCGAGATTTACTACAAACACGAGGCTATTGAAGAAGCACAAGCATCCGCGCCAACAGAATCTTCCGACGCAGATATTCAACCTCGCGAAGATAGCGCAGCGAAAATACAACAGCCACTGCCAGTCTCCAGAGCTCCGGTAATCGCAGCTCAGGAGATAGACGACGCAGATGTGCCAGTATCAGCTATATTGTTGAGCATATTAGCACCGAAGTTGAAGAAGGATCCCGAATCCATTCCCATGACGGGCACTATCAGCCATCTCGTCGGAG GTCGCTCCACTCTTTCGAATGAGATAGTTGGAGACTTGCTTGCCGAATTTACTAATGCTGTTCCGGACAAGCCTGAAGAAGTTCCCTTAGGTGCACTTTGTCAAACCCTCAGCGTGAACCACCTGGGACAACTTGGAAAAGTCACCACATCTCTTGTCTCCAAGATGTTATCATCAAAGTTTCCTGGAGACTATGGTCAGTCAAAAGTCCGTCAGCATTTACAAGAGAAATGGGGATTGGGCCAAAAGCGTCAGGATGCTGTACTTTTGCTCGCAGTTACCAAACAACCAGGCAGTCGCCTCGCGAGCTCCAACGATGCAAGCATATTCCTAGATGAAAATACAGCGACATATTTTGCAAAAGAGAAGCTAGCTCTACCTTCTCTTGGTTCAGTGCAATCAAACGAGCCGgttgttgatgcgcaggcgttGCGATTGGCAAAGGAACAGAACGATTTCTTACTTCGCGACATCATGAATGTCTTGAGTGGACATGTTGGAGGAAGCACGAATACCTCAGATGACGTGCGGGCGCCAGGAAGAGAATCTGAGGATACGACCACGAAGCAACTGGACATGTGGCTAGCCGAGCACGGAGACGACTACGCAAAAGGCATGACGCCTATATTTGACGCCAAGAAGCAGCGTGTATACGACTCATTCTGGAACTGGAATGCCCACGACATTTTCACCCTCTTTCAACTTCACAAGTCGACACGGGCATGCAGTATCCAGGCCTTGGAGAAGCTGTCGATGAGTATTGTCAATCGAGCTTGTGACAGAACCGTAGAACAGCTGGACTTCGTTATCTCAGAGGCTGGAAAGAATCCTTCCACAGAGCCTGAGTTACTTGAAGCAATGAGGCTATTGCGCCAAGTCTCCCTTGAGTGTCTGGATCGGCAACCGCGATTCGTTAATCTGACACCTAGATTGGCTCCTTTGACGACCATCGGTCGCGATGGCAGCCTCGTGTTTAACGAGATTGCTCGCAATGCGGGATCCACAAAGAAAGAAGCGACGAAAGACTTTCCTTCCGTCCACCAAGACGACTTTCATCTCTTCCCTGTCAGTTGTGTTGATGGTACTGCTATCAACTACTCGAACAACCATAGTGAGGTATTAGCATACGATCTCGAACATGGCAGATACTCGGGGTTTTCCTTCAGCGGAAGAAACGTCCTGGTTACTGGAGCTGGAAGGCATTCCATTGGCAACCACATTCTCCGTTATCTGCTTGCTGGCGGAGCCAGAGTCACAGTCACAACTAGTAGTTTCTCAGAGGAAGTAACTACTATGTTCCAGAGCATCTATACCCGGCATGGTTCCAAGGGTTCTGTTCTTCGTCTCGTACCTTTTAACCAAGGCAGCCTGGGCGACGTGCAAAACCTGATCAAGCACATATACACTGATCCAGCTTGGGACCTCGACTTCATAGTGCCATTTGCTGCCATTTCTGAAAATGGCCGAGGAGTCGAAGATCTTGACTCGAAGTCTGAGATTGCACATCGCGCGATGTTAACGAATCTTGTGCGCCTCCTTGGTGCCGTAGCAAGTCACAAGAGACTGCGAGACATCGTCACCAGGCCAGCCACAGTTGTCCTTCCACTGTCGCCCAATCATGGCCTTATGGGTAACGATGGGCTGTACTCAGAATCCAAAAGATCTCTTGAGGCCCTTCTCCCCAAATGGGCCTCCGAGTCTTGGGGCAGCTACCTTTCTTTGATGGGTGTTATTATTGGCTGGACCCGGGGAACGAGTCTCATGGACGATAACGATGTTGTGGCTCAGGCCGTCGAATCTTTCGGAGTACGGACATTTTCTGCTGCAGAGATGGCGTCAAATATCGTTTCTCTAATGGGTGGGAGATTAAATGCAGCGTGTCAAGAGAGCCCTCTTGTTGTTGACATGGGCGGTGGCCTCGGAAAGGTACAGAGCTTCAAGGAAAGATTGACAAAGGCTCGCCGAGAGCTCCACGCTTATGCGGATCTGCAGAAGCTCACGACACAGGAAATACGCAGAGATATTACCTGTGTTATAGGAAATGAGGTCTCGACACATGCTTCAATAGGTAAACGTGTCCGGGCCAGAGCCAATATCCAGCTCCCACTTCCGCAGCCTTTAGACTACGAAAAGGATATTGCGCCTCTCGCGACTTCTTTAGATAGAATGGTAGATTTGAGCAGAGTGGTAGTTGTCACAGGATTCGCTGAACTGGGACCTCACGGTAACAGCAGAACGCGATGGGAGATGGAAGACAGTGGCACATTTTCCCTGGAAGGATGTGTTGAGATGGCTTGGTTGATGAACCTGATCAAGCATCATACAGGTGTTGACAAGGCTGGAAATTATTTCTCTGGATGGGTGGACACTAAGACATCTGAGCCCATAAACGACGATGAGATTCCAGCGAAATATCTAGAGTTCATTGCCACGCACTCGGGTATTCGAAAGATTGAGCCTGAGAACTGCGACAATGGATACGACCCGCACAACAAAGAATCTTTGATCGAAGTCGCTCTTCAGCGTGACCTCGCCCCGTTTGAGACGTCTCTTGAGACAGCCGAGACTCTTGGACGTCAGCACGGTAACAAAGTTACTATCACGAAAGATGGGACAGGAGGTTGCCAGGTCCAGCTGAGGGCCGGTGCCACCATTTTGGTACCACGCTCATCACGCTTCAATCGCACTGTGGCTGGCCAGATACCTGCAGGCTGGACAGCCAAGCGATACGGAATATCGGATGATATCATTGAACAGGTTGATCCTGTtactctcttctctcttgtCTGCACTGTCGAGGCACTTGTGTGTTCAGGAATAGTCGATCCCTATGAGTTTTATCAGCATATCCATGTGTCTGAGTTTGGGAACTGTTTAGGTTCGAGCATGGGTGGGTTATCCTCGCTGAGGAAAATGCATCGAGATCGATACATCGACAAGTCAGTCAAAAGCGATATTTTACAAGAGACTTTTATCAATACGACTGGAGCCTGGATCAACATGTTACTTAGCTCGTCGGCCGGTCCCATCAGAACACCAGTAGGAGCCTGTGCCACATCACTCGAGTCTCTAGATACAGGCTGCGATCTCATCATGCTCAAAAAGGCCAAGGTCTGTCTCGTTGGTGGCGTCGAAGACTTTGTTGAAGATGTGTCATTTGAGTTTGGCAGTATGAAGGCTACGTGTGATACCGATGCCGAGTTCGCCGCTGGAAGAGCCCCGAAGGAGATGTCACGGCCAACAGCATCGTCAAGGAGCGGTTTTGTCGAGTCTCAAGGATGTGGCGTTCAAGTGCTCACATCGGCGGAACTAGCACTTGAGATGGGACTACCAATCTTTGGGATTGTGGCCTACGCAAATATGGCAGCAGATAAAGCAGGACGCTCTGTTCCTGCTCCAGGCAAAGGTGTGTTAACAAATGCACGAGAGAAGTCGACAACACCTAGCCCACTGTTGGATATCAATTACAGGAGGAGGCTACTTCAGCTACGGCGAACACAAATACATCAAGGTGTCTCTGATTATCTCGACATCCTCAAGACTGAGTTGACCTTTCTCCAAGAGACAACCAGTGCTGGCGACCTGGATACATACAGAGAGAACAGAGAGAAACTCATCAAAGAAGAGGCACGACGACAAGATGCTGAAGCTACATTCAATCTTGGGAACCAATTCTGGACGAGGGAAGAGACAGGCCGTATCTCTCCTATACGAGGCTCCTTATCCGTATGGGGGCTGAGCATTGACGACATATCAGTCGCATCTCTCCACGGCACATCGACTGTTCAGAATGATCTAAATGAGCCTATGGTGATACAGGAACAGATGAGGCATCTGGGTAGACGCAGAGGTAATCTGCTTCCTTGTGTCTGCCAAAAGTGGTTGACAGGCCATTCCAAGGGCGCTGCCGGCTCCTGGATGATCAATGGCTGTCTGCAGATGATGAACTCGGGCATGATTCCTGGCAACAGAAACGCCGATAATGTGGAAGAAAAGCTTCGCAAGCACCATCATCTTGTCTTTCCTAATACCACTCTGCAGACAGAATGCGTAAAGGCCTGCTCGGTTACTTCGTTCGGCTTTGGCCAGAAGGGTGCTCAAGCACTCATTGTGAACCCGCGCTATCTCCTTGCCACGGTCGGCAGAGAGAAGTATAATGATTACATTGGCAAGAGAGATCAGAGGTGGAGAAAGGCTTGTCGTCGCTTATCTGAGGCTATGGTGCGTGATGATATGGTATCAGCCTGTATCAAGACGCAGGCTCCTTATGCAGCTGATGACGGTGTTGCTGCACTGCTGGATCCGACTGCACGATTTTGA